A portion of the Bufo gargarizans isolate SCDJY-AF-19 chromosome 7, ASM1485885v1, whole genome shotgun sequence genome contains these proteins:
- the CARD19 gene encoding caspase recruitment domain-containing protein 19 isoform X2, whose product MIPRYRTYHSYSDRLHQDTAYLRNNRNLTERTVDKLVLQLNRVYPQVLSNKEAEKFRSLKTPLRTRLSDLLKHLQRTGERECQEFYRALQNNADKVYATLPSRSNLNTSDPLEMSPVQEKIILNEHGPVFFLACFSVAAGLAFLMYYNNSEVKSPGSARKVFGFSAIGFGRHIRNILISFLEDTALN is encoded by the exons ACCACTCTTATTCAGACCGGCTGCACCAGGACACCGCATACCTGAGGAATAATAGGAATTTGACCGAAAGGACCGTGGACAAGCTAGTTCTGCAGCTAAATCGTGTCTATCCTCAGGTTCTTTCCAACAAGGAAGCTGAAAAG TTTAGGAGTCTGAAAACCCCTCTGCGCACCCGTCTGTCCGATCTACTGAAGCATCTCCAGAGAACAGGGGAGCGAGAATGCCAAGAGTTCTACAGGGCCCTACAGAACAATGCAGACAAGGTGTACGCCACACTACCCAGCAGGAGCAACCTGA ATACCTCAGATCCCTTAGAAATGAGTCCAGTCCAGGAGAAAATTATCCTCAATGAACATG GGCCGGTCTTCTTCCTGGCATGCTTTAGTGTCGCAGCAGGACTGGCATTTTTAATGTATTACAATAACTCAG AGGTGAAGTCACCCGGCTCAGCCAGAAAAGTATTTGGATTTTCAGCCATTGGATTTGGCCGACACATCAGAAATATCTTAATATCTTTCCTGGAGGACACAGCGTTGAATTAG